A portion of the Thalassotalea sp. LPB0316 genome contains these proteins:
- the ybfE gene encoding LexA regulated protein, giving the protein MAKEISDVTTIDLFSDEKRPGRPRTNPHSRSVQVKINKRNQVKRDKQRGLKRVEFKMHQSLFEKLDAMAQEQNISRGELIESILAKTLSIDEC; this is encoded by the coding sequence ATGGCAAAAGAAATTTCAGACGTAACAACAATTGACCTGTTTTCAGACGAAAAACGCCCTGGCCGTCCGAGAACTAACCCGCACTCTCGCAGTGTGCAAGTAAAAATCAATAAACGCAATCAAGTAAAGCGTGACAAACAACGCGGTTTAAAACGCGTTGAGTTTAAAATGCACCAAAGTTTATTTGAAAAGCTTGATGCGATGGCACAAGAGCAAAATATTAGTCGTGGTGAGTTAATCGAGTCGATATTAGCGAAAACGCTGTCGATAGATGAATGTTAA
- the pgm gene encoding phosphoglucomutase (alpha-D-glucose-1,6-bisphosphate-dependent) — protein sequence MAVHPHAGKTARPEDRINIGRLVSDYYLLNPDVNNVAQKVTFGTSGHRGTASKVSFNERHILAICQAVCDYRKQAGISGPLYLGKDTHALSEPAFSSAISVLIANGVNVVVQQDLGFTPTPVISRMIIDHNRKNSDLADGLIITPSHNPPSDGGIKYNPPHGGPAEGEITKQIESHANALIQASLVDVKQSDIASAMASSLLNKQDFIEQYVSQLGRVVDMAAIAKANIKLGVDPLGGSGIAYWPEIAKQYQLDLTVVNQVVDASFAFMPLDKDGKIRMDCSSPYAMAGLIAMKDDFDIAVGNDPDFDRHGIVTKTGGLMNPNHFLAVAIHYLMTHRNWPKTAKIGKTLVSSSMIDRVAKHINRPMSEVPVGFKWFVDGLKTGEYAFGGEESAGASFIEKDGSCWTTDKDGFVMTLLAAEILAVTGKDPHQYYQELAKELGEPCYGRKEAVASLEQKAVLTGLSPDDVKAQSLAGEPILQKLSHAPGNNAAIGGLKVTTENGWFAARPSGTEDIYKIYAESFISETHLEQIFTEAQTIVNDLFKQANV from the coding sequence ATGGCTGTTCATCCACATGCTGGCAAAACTGCAAGACCAGAAGATCGCATTAATATCGGCCGCTTGGTCAGTGATTATTATTTGTTGAATCCCGACGTTAATAACGTTGCGCAAAAAGTAACATTTGGCACTTCAGGTCACCGAGGTACTGCCTCAAAAGTCAGTTTTAATGAGCGTCATATTCTGGCGATCTGCCAAGCGGTTTGTGATTATCGAAAACAAGCCGGTATTTCTGGCCCGTTGTACTTAGGTAAAGATACCCATGCGTTATCTGAACCGGCCTTTAGTTCAGCCATTAGTGTATTAATTGCTAACGGCGTTAACGTGGTTGTTCAGCAAGATTTAGGGTTTACACCAACACCGGTCATTTCTCGGATGATCATCGATCACAATCGCAAAAACAGCGACCTAGCTGATGGCTTGATTATCACGCCATCACACAATCCGCCATCAGACGGTGGTATCAAATACAATCCGCCGCATGGTGGTCCAGCGGAAGGCGAAATTACTAAGCAAATCGAAAGCCACGCTAACGCATTAATTCAAGCAAGCTTAGTTGATGTCAAACAAAGCGATATTGCCAGTGCGATGGCGTCATCATTGTTGAATAAACAAGATTTTATTGAGCAGTACGTTAGCCAGTTAGGTCGTGTTGTTGATATGGCCGCGATTGCCAAAGCTAACATCAAACTAGGTGTCGATCCGCTTGGTGGCTCAGGTATCGCCTACTGGCCTGAAATAGCTAAACAATACCAGCTTGATTTAACTGTGGTTAATCAAGTAGTCGATGCAAGTTTTGCATTTATGCCACTTGATAAAGATGGCAAGATTCGCATGGACTGCTCATCACCTTATGCAATGGCGGGCTTGATTGCGATGAAAGACGACTTTGATATCGCAGTGGGTAACGATCCCGATTTTGATCGTCACGGTATTGTCACTAAAACCGGTGGCTTGATGAATCCAAATCATTTCCTTGCGGTCGCTATCCATTATTTGATGACGCATAGAAACTGGCCAAAAACAGCAAAAATAGGCAAAACTTTAGTATCAAGCTCAATGATTGATCGCGTGGCTAAACATATTAACAGGCCAATGTCTGAAGTGCCGGTGGGTTTCAAATGGTTTGTCGATGGCTTAAAAACTGGCGAGTACGCATTTGGTGGTGAAGAGAGTGCTGGCGCATCGTTTATCGAAAAAGATGGCAGTTGTTGGACAACCGATAAAGACGGTTTTGTGATGACGCTATTAGCTGCTGAAATATTAGCGGTAACCGGCAAAGATCCGCATCAGTATTATCAAGAATTAGCCAAAGAGCTAGGTGAGCCATGCTATGGTCGCAAAGAAGCCGTTGCTAGCCTTGAACAAAAAGCGGTGTTAACTGGATTATCACCAGACGATGTTAAAGCGCAGAGCTTAGCGGGCGAACCTATCCTGCAGAAACTTAGCCATGCGCCGGGCAATAATGCCGCCATTGGTGGGTTAAAAGTGACGACGGAAAACGGCTGGTTTGCTGCCCGCCCATCAGGCACAGAAGATATATATAAAATTTATGCCGAAAGCTTTATTAGCGAAACGCATCTTGAGCAAATTTTTACTGAAGCTCAAACGATAGTGAATGACTTGTTTAAACAAGCAAACGTATGA
- a CDS encoding DUF2788 domain-containing protein, which produces MLAEYLEVIEAIGLNLFFAFIFIFIGLSIHDVMKKNDVPKMGQMVVYFVLVLGCVGFIAKGLIQFFWESQGIG; this is translated from the coding sequence ATGTTAGCAGAATATTTAGAAGTTATTGAAGCCATAGGCTTGAATTTATTTTTTGCTTTTATCTTTATTTTCATAGGGTTATCTATTCACGACGTAATGAAAAAAAACGATGTCCCGAAAATGGGCCAGATGGTTGTTTACTTCGTACTTGTGCTCGGGTGCGTAGGTTTTATTGCGAAAGGCCTTATCCAGTTTTTCTGGGAAAGCCAAGGGATCGGTTAG
- the seqA gene encoding replication initiation negative regulator SeqA, translated as MKTIEIEDDLYQYILSNTQYIGESASSILKRLLALSPQDIAAAQLVQEKSDISQPEEKEALVQDKTVSSAPVSEGESVFNYINKQELAHQRGAVGRFLLILAALYRVHQSQFSVVNDIRGRDRLYFATSEEELAESGSSTKPRQIPDSPFWVITNSNTTRKKMMLTEVAIALGYNVQQAEEIRELL; from the coding sequence ATGAAAACAATAGAAATTGAAGACGATTTATATCAATACATTTTAAGTAATACGCAATATATTGGTGAAAGTGCTTCATCGATTTTAAAGCGATTGCTAGCGTTATCGCCACAAGACATTGCCGCAGCGCAGTTAGTACAAGAAAAGTCTGACATCTCACAACCAGAAGAAAAAGAAGCGTTAGTTCAAGATAAGACGGTTAGTTCAGCGCCAGTGAGCGAAGGTGAGAGTGTATTTAATTACATCAATAAACAAGAGTTAGCTCACCAGCGAGGTGCTGTCGGGCGATTTTTACTGATTTTAGCGGCGCTTTATCGCGTTCACCAAAGCCAATTTTCTGTTGTTAACGATATTCGCGGTCGCGACCGTTTATATTTTGCAACAAGTGAAGAAGAGTTAGCGGAAAGTGGGAGCAGTACTAAGCCTCGTCAAATTCCAGACAGCCCGTTTTGGGTGATTACTAACTCAAACACCACGCGTAAAAAGATGATGTTAACTGAAGTGGCAATTGCCCTAGGTTATAACGTCCAACAAGCCGAAGAAATTAGAGAATTACTGTAA
- the astE gene encoding succinylglutamate desuccinylase, with protein sequence MANTAAQLKASLIKTGDFLSLTRQHEWHMPAFDFVIESTDYPTKVSVLDTGIIVFEPQTKTQKDIVLSCAVHGNETAPIEICAELVQQAILGQVTLTERVLFLFGNPAAMNIAERFVEENLNRLFSGAHSQDGGLKNKERVRAKVLEDAVRDFFEATNSNGSERERKHYDLHTAIRESKNDKFAVYPFRHGKPWKTSELSFLQACGVSTILLSHSPTTTFSYFSSNNFGADAFTVELGKVRPFGENDMSQFSDVKKTLKALITGKDLNLKPFDEAEFSIFEIDQTINRTRENFVLHFPDDAKNFTDYPVDYLLASDGDIEYRVRTEGEAIIFPNANVALGQRALLTVKPTKL encoded by the coding sequence ATGGCTAACACAGCAGCACAATTAAAAGCATCATTAATCAAAACCGGTGATTTTTTATCACTAACACGTCAGCATGAATGGCATATGCCAGCGTTTGATTTCGTTATTGAATCAACTGACTATCCAACCAAAGTATCGGTACTTGATACGGGCATTATCGTGTTTGAACCACAAACCAAAACCCAAAAAGATATCGTGTTATCTTGTGCGGTCCACGGCAATGAAACGGCGCCGATTGAAATTTGTGCAGAGCTTGTTCAACAGGCGATTTTAGGTCAAGTTACGTTAACCGAGCGCGTGTTGTTTTTATTTGGTAATCCTGCGGCCATGAATATTGCTGAGCGCTTTGTTGAGGAAAACCTAAACCGTTTGTTTTCTGGTGCCCACAGCCAAGATGGTGGTTTAAAGAACAAAGAGCGTGTGCGCGCAAAAGTGTTAGAAGATGCCGTGCGTGACTTCTTTGAGGCAACGAACAGTAACGGTAGTGAGCGAGAGCGCAAGCATTACGATTTACACACGGCAATTCGCGAATCGAAAAACGATAAATTTGCCGTTTACCCGTTCAGACATGGCAAGCCTTGGAAAACCTCTGAACTATCGTTTTTACAAGCCTGTGGCGTGAGCACCATTTTGTTATCGCATTCACCAACTACCACCTTTAGTTATTTTTCATCGAACAATTTTGGCGCCGATGCGTTTACCGTTGAACTGGGTAAAGTAAGACCGTTTGGTGAAAATGATATGTCGCAGTTTAGCGATGTGAAAAAAACACTAAAGGCATTAATTACCGGTAAAGACCTTAACCTTAAACCGTTTGATGAAGCTGAATTTAGTATCTTTGAAATCGATCAAACGATTAATCGCACCCGAGAAAACTTTGTTCTCCATTTCCCAGATGATGCGAAAAACTTCACCGATTATCCTGTTGACTACTTACTAGCGAGTGATGGTGATATTGAGTACCGCGTGCGCACTGAGGGTGAGGCGATTATTTTCCCTAATGCTAACGTCGCACTGGGACAACGCGCTTTACTAACCGTAAAACCAACTAAATTGTAG
- a CDS encoding dihydrolipoyllysine-residue acetyltransferase: protein MSIDFILPDIGEGIVECEIVEWLVAEGDIIEEDQPIADVMTDKALVQIPAMHAGKVDKLYYEKGDIAKVHAPLFAMTPAGETAQTAEPVAQVEAPAPATSQAPASSGTIIEDFILPDIGEGIVECEIVEWLVAEGDDIVEDQPVADVMTDKALVQIPAMHNGKVVKLHYAKGDIAKVHAPLFAIERAGEGGTSTATAPAAEKVEAPTQAPAKAVEATAPSAPATTERVLAKSVNGKALASPAVRRVARELNVNIHEVPGSGKKGRVYKEDVMAFVDGQKQGATANVTATAPTVGGTRTEPIRGVKAAMAKAMVASVSTIPHFTYCEEIDLTALIALRLSLKEEYAKQDIKLTMMPFFMKAMSLALKEFPLVNARANDECTELTFFDDHNIGMAVDSKVGLLVPNVKQVQTKSIVDLAQDITRLTNDARSGRVSPDDLKGGTISISNIGAIGGTVATPIINKPESAIVALGKVQTLPRFNAQGEVEARSIMQVSWSGDHRIIDGGTIARFSNLWKAFLEEPTKMLMHMS, encoded by the coding sequence ATGAGTATTGATTTTATTTTACCTGATATTGGTGAGGGTATTGTCGAGTGTGAAATCGTTGAATGGCTTGTAGCTGAAGGCGATATCATTGAAGAAGATCAGCCAATTGCTGACGTGATGACTGATAAAGCCTTAGTGCAAATTCCAGCAATGCACGCGGGTAAAGTCGACAAGCTTTATTACGAAAAAGGCGATATTGCGAAAGTTCACGCGCCATTATTTGCCATGACACCTGCAGGTGAAACGGCGCAAACCGCTGAGCCCGTTGCCCAAGTTGAAGCGCCTGCACCTGCAACAAGCCAAGCGCCAGCAAGTTCAGGTACGATTATCGAAGATTTCATTTTACCGGATATTGGTGAAGGTATCGTTGAATGTGAAATCGTTGAATGGTTAGTTGCTGAAGGCGACGATATTGTTGAAGATCAGCCGGTAGCTGACGTAATGACAGATAAAGCGCTTGTGCAAATTCCAGCCATGCACAACGGTAAAGTCGTTAAACTGCATTACGCTAAAGGCGATATTGCGAAAGTTCACGCGCCGCTATTTGCGATTGAGCGCGCGGGCGAGGGTGGAACAAGCACAGCGACTGCACCTGCTGCGGAAAAAGTTGAAGCGCCAACTCAAGCTCCTGCAAAAGCTGTAGAGGCGACAGCACCTAGTGCTCCTGCGACAACAGAACGTGTGCTTGCGAAATCCGTTAATGGCAAAGCGCTAGCAAGCCCTGCAGTACGTCGTGTTGCACGTGAATTAAACGTCAACATTCACGAAGTACCTGGTAGCGGTAAAAAAGGTCGCGTATACAAAGAAGACGTGATGGCCTTTGTCGATGGTCAAAAACAAGGTGCGACGGCTAATGTAACGGCAACAGCGCCAACTGTTGGCGGTACGCGCACAGAGCCAATTCGCGGTGTAAAAGCGGCAATGGCGAAAGCTATGGTGGCTTCTGTTTCAACAATTCCTCATTTTACTTATTGTGAAGAAATCGACTTAACCGCGTTAATTGCTTTGCGTTTATCGTTAAAAGAAGAGTACGCCAAGCAAGATATCAAATTAACCATGATGCCATTTTTCATGAAAGCGATGTCGTTAGCGTTAAAAGAATTCCCGTTGGTTAATGCACGTGCTAACGATGAGTGTACCGAATTAACCTTCTTTGACGATCACAATATCGGCATGGCAGTTGATTCAAAAGTGGGTTTATTAGTGCCCAATGTTAAGCAAGTCCAAACTAAATCGATTGTCGATTTAGCACAAGATATTACTCGCTTAACCAATGATGCGCGTTCAGGTCGTGTTTCACCCGACGACTTAAAAGGTGGCACGATTTCAATCTCTAATATTGGCGCGATTGGCGGTACGGTGGCAACACCTATTATCAACAAGCCAGAATCGGCGATTGTTGCGTTAGGCAAAGTGCAAACATTACCTCGCTTTAACGCTCAGGGAGAGGTTGAAGCTCGCAGCATAATGCAAGTGAGTTGGTCTGGCGATCACCGTATTATTGACGGCGGCACCATTGCTCGGTTCTCAAACCTTTGGAAGGCCTTCCTTGAAGAGCCAACTAAAATGTTGATGCATATGAGCTAA
- a CDS encoding alpha/beta fold hydrolase: MLNYKQTGSGQDIILIHGLFGSMENLNMVAKGLVDEYRVTSVDVRNHGDSFHKNDMAYPSLARDIIELMDQLSISKAHILGHSMGGKVAMEVALSYPERVNKLVIADISPVQYPAHHQQIINGLKAIDFSRVNSRKDADEQLAAFVEEPSVRAFLLRNLGVNDGQYFFKCALEYIDNCYSQIMTGYDGDNQFLGETLFIKGGNSNYITAEHRERINQLFPNVAAKIIQGAGHWLHAEKTTAFNKIVRDFLAK, translated from the coding sequence GTGCTTAACTACAAACAAACCGGTAGCGGACAAGATATTATTTTAATTCACGGCCTATTTGGCTCGATGGAAAACCTCAATATGGTCGCCAAGGGCTTAGTTGATGAATACCGCGTAACCAGTGTCGATGTTAGAAATCACGGTGATTCTTTTCACAAAAATGACATGGCCTACCCGAGTTTAGCACGCGACATCATCGAATTAATGGATCAACTATCAATAAGTAAAGCTCACATTTTGGGGCATTCAATGGGTGGTAAAGTCGCGATGGAAGTTGCTTTAAGCTATCCAGAGCGAGTCAACAAATTGGTCATTGCCGACATTTCACCTGTGCAATACCCTGCGCATCATCAGCAAATTATCAATGGCTTAAAAGCTATCGACTTTAGCCGAGTTAACAGTCGAAAAGATGCCGATGAACAACTTGCAGCGTTCGTAGAAGAGCCCTCGGTACGTGCATTCTTATTACGCAATTTAGGTGTGAATGACGGTCAGTACTTCTTTAAATGTGCCCTTGAATACATTGATAACTGCTACAGCCAAATTATGACGGGCTATGATGGCGACAATCAATTTCTTGGTGAAACCTTATTCATTAAAGGTGGTAATTCTAATTATATTACCGCCGAACACCGCGAGCGCATCAACCAGCTTTTCCCTAACGTCGCCGCTAAGATTATTCAGGGTGCGGGCCATTGGCTTCACGCCGAAAAAACCACAGCGTTTAACAAAATCGTTCGCGATTTCTTGGCAAAATAA
- a CDS encoding alpha-ketoacid dehydrogenase subunit beta: protein MAQMNLLQAINNALDIAMAEDDSTLCFGEDVGHFGGVFRATSGLQEKYGKNRCFNTPLVEQGIIGFANGLAAQGSRPIAEIQFADYIFPAFDQIVNESAKFRYRSGNEFNVGRLTIRTPYGGGIAGGLYHSQSPEAYFAHTPGLKVVVPRNPYQAKGLLLASIRDDNPVVFFEPKRLYRASIGEVPEEDYQLPLGKAEVTQQGNDISLLAWGAQMEIIDKAAEMAQADGISCEIIDLRTILPWDVETVANSVRKTGRLLISHEAPITAGFAGEIAAQIQSECFLSLESPIARVCGVDTPYPLALEKEHMADHLKVYEAIKASVNY from the coding sequence ATGGCACAAATGAATTTACTACAAGCTATTAATAATGCGCTTGATATCGCCATGGCAGAAGACGACTCAACCTTGTGTTTTGGTGAAGATGTTGGCCATTTTGGTGGTGTGTTTCGCGCAACCTCTGGCTTACAAGAAAAGTACGGTAAAAACCGTTGTTTTAACACGCCGCTAGTTGAGCAGGGCATTATTGGTTTTGCCAATGGCTTAGCTGCTCAAGGCTCACGTCCAATCGCTGAAATTCAATTTGCCGATTACATTTTCCCAGCGTTTGACCAAATCGTAAACGAGTCAGCAAAGTTTAGATACCGCAGTGGTAACGAGTTCAACGTTGGTCGTTTAACGATTCGCACACCATACGGCGGTGGTATTGCTGGTGGCTTGTATCACAGTCAATCACCTGAAGCGTATTTTGCCCACACGCCAGGTTTAAAAGTTGTTGTGCCACGTAATCCGTATCAAGCCAAGGGTTTATTACTCGCGTCAATTCGCGACGATAACCCCGTGGTATTTTTTGAACCAAAACGTCTATACCGCGCATCAATTGGTGAAGTGCCAGAAGAAGATTACCAATTGCCATTAGGCAAAGCGGAAGTGACGCAACAAGGTAATGATATTTCATTATTAGCTTGGGGCGCACAAATGGAAATTATAGATAAAGCAGCTGAAATGGCGCAAGCCGATGGTATTTCATGTGAAATTATCGATTTGCGTACGATTTTACCTTGGGATGTTGAAACCGTTGCTAATTCAGTGCGCAAAACAGGTCGTTTGTTAATTAGTCACGAAGCGCCAATTACCGCAGGTTTTGCTGGTGAGATTGCCGCGCAAATTCAAAGCGAGTGTTTCTTATCGCTTGAGTCGCCAATTGCCCGTGTTTGTGGTGTTGATACACCTTACCCATTAGCGCTAGAGAAAGAGCACATGGCCGATCATTTGAAGGTCTATGAAGCCATTAAAGCGTCAGTAAATTACTAG
- a CDS encoding PEP-CTERM sorting domain-containing protein produces the protein MKFKFLAIMFVGVMLSVSMSAKAGIIHTFVFDDLSKWQTNSNFQVGDSLTVEFANSTDFNNVFISDILGIQFNLQVGNTTKVEQPNLLNNCWPNCNAAFDMFSLVDGKLAMTFKHTDPQIGFNGSNGTGTYVQLYMQGGNSGAYNMYSQFQTINGIGNAWLGFVNEGETIQYFASPIKASEPSTLAILALGIIGLASRRFKKQS, from the coding sequence GTGAAGTTCAAATTTTTGGCAATTATGTTTGTTGGGGTAATGCTTTCGGTAAGCATGAGTGCGAAAGCTGGAATTATCCATACATTTGTTTTTGATGATTTGTCTAAATGGCAAACAAACAGTAATTTTCAAGTTGGCGATTCCTTAACAGTTGAGTTCGCAAACTCAACAGATTTTAACAATGTTTTCATAAGTGATATTTTAGGTATTCAATTTAATTTACAGGTTGGAAATACCACTAAAGTTGAACAACCTAACTTATTAAACAATTGCTGGCCCAATTGTAATGCTGCTTTCGACATGTTTTCTTTGGTCGATGGAAAATTAGCGATGACATTTAAACATACAGATCCGCAAATAGGGTTTAATGGTTCAAATGGCACAGGCACATATGTTCAACTCTATATGCAAGGTGGGAATTCTGGCGCCTATAATATGTATTCTCAATTTCAAACGATAAATGGAATTGGTAATGCATGGCTAGGCTTTGTAAATGAAGGAGAAACCATACAATATTTTGCAAGCCCAATCAAAGCATCAGAACCATCTACACTCGCTATTTTAGCATTGGGAATAATTGGTTTAGCATCACGTCGGTTTAAGAAACAATCTTAG
- a CDS encoding thiamine pyrophosphate-dependent dehydrogenase E1 component subunit alpha: MSTEIYNEGPVVHEPAFIDGHSVEIPTLKILNQDGDVYPGAAMPEIDEALALRTYKALAFHRVLDERMIAAQRQGRISFYMAALGEEATSVGAAAALKDTDMFMGQYREQGALIFRGFALEDFMNQMFSNEKDLGKGRQMPIHYGSNALNYMTISSPLGTQIPQAAGYAYGQKLQGKDEVTICFFGEGAASEGDFHAGLNMAAVHEAPCIFFCRNNGYAISTPADEQFRGNGIASRGVGYGIKTIRIDGNDILAVIKAVQWARAYALENSAPVIIEAMSYRLGAHSTSDDPSGYRTKEEEAKWHEHDPISRMKNWMLKQNWWSEEQETALFDKLREEVLAAVKVAEKIDKPPVEDLVTDVYDTVPTHLQKQLEQLKTHIKKYPDAYPFTAGRIK, translated from the coding sequence ATGAGCACTGAAATATATAATGAAGGGCCGGTAGTTCACGAGCCTGCATTTATTGATGGGCATTCAGTAGAAATTCCTACCCTGAAAATTCTTAACCAAGACGGTGATGTATATCCTGGTGCCGCAATGCCAGAGATTGATGAAGCATTAGCTTTGCGAACGTATAAAGCGCTAGCCTTTCACCGCGTATTAGACGAGCGAATGATCGCCGCTCAGCGTCAAGGTCGTATTAGCTTTTACATGGCAGCATTAGGTGAAGAAGCGACAAGTGTTGGCGCCGCTGCTGCATTAAAAGATACAGACATGTTTATGGGCCAATACCGTGAGCAAGGTGCGTTGATTTTCAGAGGATTTGCCTTAGAAGATTTCATGAACCAAATGTTCTCTAATGAGAAAGATTTAGGTAAAGGTCGTCAAATGCCGATCCATTACGGTTCAAATGCCTTAAATTACATGACGATTTCAAGCCCGCTTGGCACCCAAATTCCGCAAGCAGCTGGCTATGCTTATGGCCAAAAGCTTCAAGGTAAAGACGAAGTGACTATTTGTTTCTTCGGTGAAGGCGCCGCAAGTGAAGGTGATTTCCACGCAGGCCTTAACATGGCAGCGGTACATGAAGCACCGTGCATTTTCTTCTGTCGTAACAACGGTTATGCAATTTCAACACCAGCAGACGAGCAATTTCGAGGTAATGGTATTGCTTCGCGTGGTGTTGGTTATGGCATAAAAACCATTCGTATCGACGGTAACGATATCTTAGCTGTTATTAAAGCAGTTCAATGGGCAAGAGCGTATGCGCTTGAAAATAGTGCGCCGGTGATCATTGAAGCCATGTCATATCGATTAGGTGCTCACTCAACGTCTGACGATCCATCGGGCTACCGCACCAAAGAAGAAGAAGCGAAGTGGCACGAACACGATCCAATTTCTCGCATGAAAAACTGGATGCTTAAGCAAAACTGGTGGAGCGAAGAACAAGAAACAGCGTTATTCGACAAACTGCGCGAAGAAGTGTTAGCCGCGGTAAAAGTCGCTGAAAAAATTGATAAGCCACCGGTAGAAGACCTAGTGACTGATGTTTACGACACAGTACCAACACATCTTCAAAAACAATTAGAGCAATTAAAAACACACATTAAGAAGTACCCAGACGCATATCCGTTTACTGCAGGGAGAATCAAATAA